In bacterium, a genomic segment contains:
- the trxA gene encoding thioredoxin, producing the protein MANEAVVVLTDSNFQEEVINSSMPVFVDFWASWCGPCRMMANIVDELAKEYAGLIKVCQLNVDENPVTASQYKIMSIPSFLLFKDGKVKDQLIGAIPKQKLKSKVAEFLA; encoded by the coding sequence ATGGCAAATGAAGCTGTAGTTGTTTTAACAGACTCTAATTTTCAGGAAGAAGTTATTAATTCATCAATGCCTGTTTTTGTAGATTTCTGGGCGTCATGGTGCGGGCCATGCAGGATGATGGCAAATATAGTCGACGAATTGGCTAAAGAATATGCCGGATTAATCAAAGTATGCCAGTTAAACGTAGATGAAAATCCGGTCACTGCAAGCCAATATAAAATTATGAGCATCCCAAGTTTCCTGTTGTTCAAAGACGGCAAAGTAAAAGACCAGTTAATAGGCGCAATACCAAAACAGAAATTAAAATCTAAAGTTGCGGAATTTTTGGCATAA